From one Sphaeramia orbicularis chromosome 9, fSphaOr1.1, whole genome shotgun sequence genomic stretch:
- the unm_hu7912 gene encoding apical junction component 1 homolog — protein MTRTHPPDILASTLYRDITLNPIADHSISLHSSQQCDLKMIDKPEIINKRHCRSFDFIESLDDPQSFSSSMEYPYKRAETQTLNKDLMWNGLDQPGHLRFSSPDLFNTRQFQQHTQDKSSHLTWSDSKKRTRSKSAPRIKATLTPVPISVSPPGARKGRDAPQAASDTLRTSDTSRETYSSNRAFLNEVHPIKLQPHSPLYVSDCFEEDKPDKPAITPHVRCRVDIKPDAAVLQHTSRQVPNVRTEHLWQRYSQASSSRGLYVPRQIVSSPTPTPSECYSGDFRQGYHYTTSMSPISYQHLDMHRMPSPTAPYLSQEQRAYSNPNIPTKFFYTEDPVRYSVHPFSRAYYQDDRSSLTSHGSTMTSQYDPRTRWVHTLPVRSYYTDHLSNREPAHSVYSRPYSTSEAGSYISQTPLSRSYYGEDSRFNPYHLNNSRLFYSKPFNSPEEQYIPTRLYHTEGRRRPRMSQAFSDDWYRSSISGYSNQSSQHTPPRVRPDTTMPPWFTNSCVETSRLGAEAKNHSKSWDNILYPRHDREQSVPRGRSYENLFYQARHGASADITSQPVILNLSSSPRRYAALSLSENSLERGSNSPWRNTKSGHWFVTPEITITDNDLCAGNNKRREVHSVSWDMLDSEKTPSPGVMHERQPSDTTDITKDRKHNNFSLQQSLEQLDELLADLVVDYKPPTTIRKPSENLLDQLKQLITEDDEKERGLSGLDNLQSLSTQQIPSSKSSPDTIKDPDSGCDALQRSAEECSPDHSTDEDDSMVCANKKCNRMETMFNACLYFKSCHSCYTFYCSRNCRRDDWETHKETCLYGRVSSVCRHTLKFCRENSEIHKAFSRVAKAGYLSRGRGVLFLGFANPETADNFLQVGLESLLMSPTYLSLRELDGFKDNLGEYCKELQHAGNEYDPNECFLLNVSIAVGELVPNRPSPRVQTPTVRKYAKVSLASSSPDKKVLKKDNEMETLILTPPPGTPDIDKEGEEGRKAREVCFVNIQRELRTRGVFLRHEYPNIYNQLCEFVESNKRFTPTTIYPIDKRTGKQFMCMIMAASEPRTLDWVGTPHLLDDII, from the coding sequence ATGACACGAACTCATCCTCCTGATATACTGGCATCAACGTTATATCGGGACATTACTCTTAATCCCATCGCTGACCACTCCATTTCTCTCCACTCCTCCCAGCAATGTGACTTGAAAATGATTGATAAACCAGAAATCATCAATAAAAGACACTGCCGTAGCTTTGACTTCATTGAGTCTCTAGATGATCCTCAGTCCTTCTCTTCTTCAATGGAGTATCCTTACAAGAGAGCTGAAACTCAGACATTAAATAAAGATCTAATGTGGAATGGCCTGGATCAACCGGGACATCTTCGCTTTTCATCTCCTGATTTGTTTAACACCAGGCAGTTTCAGCAGCACACCCAAGACAAAAGCAGCCATCTAACGTGGTCTGATTCTAAAAAGAGAACGAGATCTAAAAGTGCTCCTAGAATCAAGGCCACCCTCACTCCTGTGCCCATCTCAGTATCTCCTCCAGGAGCCAGGAAAGGGAGGGATGCACCTCAGGCGGCATCGGATACTTTGAGAACTTCTGACACAAGTAGAGAGACATATTCTTCTAACAGGGCTTTTCTAAATGAGGTACACCCTATAAAGCTACAACCTCACTCTCCCCTCTACGTCTCAGACTGTTTTGAGGAGGATAAACCAGATAAACCAGCCATAACTCCACATGTCAGATGTCGTGTTGACATTAAACCAGATGCTGCTGTACTCCAGCACACATCAAGGCAGGTTCCCAATGTACGGACTGAGCATCTTTGGCAGAGATATTCCCAGGCCAGTAGCAGTAGAGGTTTGTATGTACCACGACAGATTGTCTCCTCACCAACGCCCACTCCGAGCGAATGCTACAGTGGAGATTTTAGACAAGGATACCACTATACCACCAGCATGTCTCCCATTTCATACCAGCATCTTGACATGCACAGAATGCCCTCACCAACAGCACCATATCTGAGTCAAGAACAAAGAGCTTACTCAAATCCTAACATACCAACTAAGTTTTTCTACACAGAGGACCCTGTTCGGTATTCGGTCCATCCCTTCTCTAGAGCATACTACCAGGATGATCGGTCCAGTCTAACCAGCCATGGCAGTACTATGACTAGTCAGTATGACCCAAGGACTCGTTGGGTGCACACCCTTCCTGTGAGGTCGTATTACACTGACCATCTTTCTAATCGAGAGCCAGCACATTCTGTATATAGCAGACCTTACTCAACAAGTGAGGCAGGGTCATACATTTCTCAAACACCGCTGTCCAGATCTTATTATGGTGAGGACAGTCGCTTCAATCCATACCATCTGAACAACTCAAGGTTGTTTTATTCCAAGCCGTTCAACTCTCCTGAGGAGCAGTACATTCCAACAAGGTTATACCATACAGAAGGCCGTCGTCGCCCTCGAATGTCCCAAGCTTTCTCTGATGACTGGTATCGCTCAAGTATATCTGGTTACTCTAACCAGTCATCCCAGCATACGCCACCAAGAGTAAGACCAGATACTACTATGCCCCCGTGGTTCACTAATAGCTGTGTGGAGACAAGTAGGTTAGGAGCTGAGGCGAAAAACCACTCCAAGTCTTGGGACAATATTCTGTATCCCCGGCATGACAGAGAGCAGTCTGTTCCTCGTGGACGTAGCTACGAGAACTTGTTTTACCAAGCGAGGCATGGAGCATCTGCTGATATTACATCCCAACCAGTTATACTGAATCTCTCAAGTTCACCAAGACGCTATGCTGCGCTTTCACTCTCCGAGAACTCATTAGAGAGGGGATCAAACAGTCCATGGAGGAACACCAAGAGTGGCCACTGGTTTGTAACTCCTGAGATCACAATAACAGATAATGACTTATGTGCAGGTAATAACAAGAGGCGTGAGGTGCACTCAGTCAGCTGGGATATGCTGGACAGCGAAAAGACACCATCTCCAGGGGTGATGCATGAGAGACAGCCATCCGACACAACAGACATTACCAAAGACAGGAAACATAACAACTTCTCCCTTCAGCAAAGTCTTGAACAGTTGGATGAGTTACTAGCTGACCTGGTGGTTGACTACAAACCACCAACAACTATCAGAAAACCAAGTGAGAACCTTTTGGACCAACTAAAACAGCTTATTACCGAAGATGATGAAAAAGAGAGAGGGTTGTCTGGACTGGATAACCTGCAGTCTTTGAGCACACAGCAAATCCCATCCAGCAAATCTAGTCCAGACACAATCAAAGACCCTGATAGTGGGTGTGATGCATTACAAAGGAGTGCTGAAGAGTGCTCTCCAGACCATAGCACAGATGAAGATGACAGCATGGTATGTGCTAACAAGAAGTGCAACAGGATGGAGACTATGTTCAATGCTTGCTTATACTTCAAATCATGTCACAGTTGCTACACCTTTTACTGCTCACGAAACTGTCGCAGGGATGACTGGGAAACCCATAAAGAGACCTGTCTCTATGGCCGTGTCAGCAGTGTGTGTCGACACACACTCAAGTTTTGCAGAGAGAATTCAGAGATCCATAAAGCCTTCTCTCGTGTTGCTAAAGCTGGCTACCTCTCCAGAGGGAGAGGCGTTCTCTTTCTGGGCTTTGCTAATCCAGAGACAGCTGACAACTTCTTGCAGGTTGGGCTGGAGAGTCTCCTCATGTCTCCCACATACTTATCTCTCAGAGAGCTAGATGGCTTCAAAGACAATCTAGGTGAATACTGCAAGGAACTGCAGCATGCAGGTAATGAATATGACCCCAATGAATGTTTCCTTTTGAATGTATCCATAGCTGTTGGTGAACTAGTGCCTAACAGACCTTCACCAAGGGTCCAAACACCAACGGTACGAAAATATGCAAAGGTGTCCTTGGCCTCCTCCAGCCCTGACAAAAAGGTACTCAAGAAGGATAATGAAATGGAAACTCTCATCCTCACTCCCCCACCAGGCACACCAGACATTGacaaggagggggaggagggaagAAAAGCAAGAGAGGTGTGCTTTGTCAATATCCAACGTGAGCTCAGGACAAGGGGAGTCTTCCTTCGTCACGAGTACCCCAACATCTATAATCAGCTGTGTGAGTTTGTGGAGAGCAACAAAAGATTCACACCAACTACTATTTACCCAATAGATAAGAGAACAGGGAAACAGTTCATGTGCATGATCATGGCTGCATCAGAGCCAAGGACACTGGACTGGGTGGGCACCCCTCATCTCTTGGATGATATTATATAG